The DNA region ACTTGCCCCAGAGCCAGCGCAACGAGAAGGCCGCGACGATGATCGCGACCGTGAGCGGGGTGAGGGTGAGCGCACCATCGGTGAACATCTCGCCCGCAACGACGTCTTGGCCCGGGGCAGTGACCGCCTTGCTCAACGTTCTCGCAGCAGAGACGTCGAGCACTCGGTTCGTGTAGGCGGCAACGTCCTGGCCAAGGTAGCCCCGGGCCGCATAGAACGCCACGAAGGGCAGCAGGCCTGCGAGCAACGCGGCGGTGAAATCGCGGTTGCGCTGCTCGCGCCCGGGAGGCTCTATGTCGTTATAGACATCGATTCCGGAACGCAGCACGAGCAACATCGCTACGAGCGCGCCGAGCCGGCCAAGCACCGCGAGCGGCAAGAGCAGCATTCCTGCGGTTGGGTTATGGGCACCGACGAAACCTGCGACCTCGATAGCCGAGTAGCGAATGATGGTGCCCGCGAGAAACCATGCCACGAGCTGCGGCCACGTATTCCAGAGCAGGAATACCGTGAGCCGAAGCAGCGTGAGCATGGCCAGCCTCGCGTGGGCTTAGGCGGGGTCGACGATCGAGAGCAGCACGTGGCCGCTCGGAACCGTCGAACCGACGGGAGCGTCGATCGCTTCGATGACACCGTCGCGGTGCGCGAAGATCGACTGCTCCATCTTCATCGCCTCGAGCACGACCACGAGATCGCCCTCAGAAACCTCTTGACCCTCTTCGACCGCGAGCTTCACGACGGTAGCCTGCATCGGGGCCGAGACGGTCGTGCCGCTGCCGCCCGAGAGGCTCGCACTCTTCGTGCGTTTCGGAGCGGGGCCGCGAGTCACCTCTTGGTCAGAGAGCGGCAGCAGCGAGGTCGGCATGCGAACCTCGATACGGCGGCCATCGACCTCAACGACAACGCTGTGGCGCTGCGGGCCGGCGGTGCCGAGAACCGACTGGCCCTGCCACGGCTCGATGTCGTTGACCCACTCGTTCTCGATCCACAGGGTGTACACGCCAAAGGTGCCGTTTTTGGCGGTGAAGGCCGGGTCACTGACGATCTTGCGGTGGAACGGAACCACGGTTGGCATGCCCTGCACCTCGAACTCTGCGAGGGTGCGGCGTGCGCGGGCGAGTGCCTCGTCGCGGGTCGCGCCCGTGACGATGAGCTTGCCGAGCATTGAGTCGAAAGCACCCGAGATGACATCGCCAGCCTGAACACCGGTGTCGATGCGAACGCCGGGGCCGCTGACCATGGTGAACTGGGTGACGGTGCCCGGGGCAGGCAGGAAGCCGTTGCCCGGATCTTCGCCGTTGATACGAAACTCGAACGAGTGGCCGTGCGCGACGGGGTCGGCGTAGTCAATGACGCCGCCCTCGGCGATGCGGAACTGTTCGCGCACGAGGTCGATACCCGTGATCTCTTCAGAGACGGTGTGCTCAACCTGCAGGCGGGTGTTGACCTCGAGGAACGAGATCGTGCCGTCTTGTGCCACGAGGAACTCGCAGGTGCCGGCGCCGACGTAGCCGACCTCGGCGAGAATCGCCTTCGAAGCGCGGTACAGCTCGGCGTTCTGCTCTTCGGTGAGGAAGGGCGCCGGTGCCTCTTCAACAAGTTTCTGGTGACGGCGCTGCAGAGAGCAGTCGCGCGTCGAAATGACCACGACGTTGCCGTGCTGGTCGGCGAGGCACTGGGTCTCGACGTGACGGGGCTTCTCGAGGTACTTCTCGACGAAGCACTCACCGCGACCAAAGGCGGCAACCGCCTCACGGGTGGCCGACTCGAAGAGCTCGGCGACCTCGTCGCGCTCGTACGCGACCTTGAGGCCGCGACCGCCGCCGCCAAACGCAGCCTTGATCGCGATAGGCAGGCCGACCTCGTCGGCAAAGGCGAGCACCTCGTCGGCGTTCTTGACCGGGTCACTCGTGCCGGCCGCGAGCGGCGCACCCACCTTCTCAGCCACGTGACGGGCCGAAACCTTGTCGCCGAGGCGTTCGATGGCCTCGGGGCTGGGGCCGATCCACGTCAGCCCCGCATCAATCACCGCGCGGGCAAAATTGGCGTTCTCAGCGAGAAAGCCGTAGCCGGGGTGCACCGCGTCTGCGCCAGAGCGGCGGGCAACGGCGAGCAGCTTGTCGATGACAAGGTAGGTCTCGGCACTCGTGGTGCCATCGAGCGCGTAGGCCTCGTCTGCGAGTTGCGCGTGAAGGGCATCACGATCTTGGTCTGCATAGACCGCGACCGAGGCGATTCCAGCGTCAGTTGCTGCACGGATAATACGAACTGCAATCTCACCACGGTTAGCAATGAGTACTTTGTTGAGTCGCGACATGATCTCAAGTGTATTCGAGCCCGCACCCGGTCAGCGAGATATACACGACAAAGCTTGAGGGTTTTCGTTGATTTTTCATACCATTGCGCTGCCTCTTGGTGTTCGACGGCCTTGCGCTCTGGGCGGTCGGTGCTCTTGAGCGCTTGGCGTTCGACGCTCTCGAGCGCTGGGCGATCTGCCCGTTTCGCCGCGAGAGCGATGCACACTCGCTCGGGCCGTGTCGGTCGGGCACGGTAGACTACCGAGCGTGGTTAATGTAGCGGTTCAAGGTAAACAGTACGAGGCAACCGCGCCCTACCTCGTGGGGCGCGAAAAGGTTCGTGAGTTCGCGCGCGCTGTGCTCAGCGAAGCGCCGATGCATCACGACGTTGACGCGGCACGTGCGGCCGGCTTTGCCGATGTCGTAGCGCCGCCGACCTTCGCGGTCGTGGTGCAAGATGCGACGCTGCAGCAGTTGCTCGCCGACGACGAGGCCGACGTTGACTTCTCGCGCGTCGTGCACGGCGACCAGCGCTTTAGCTACACCAGGCCCATCGTCGCGGGCGACGCGCTCACCGCGACGCTCACGGTCGCCTCGGTCAAGCAGCTCGGCGCACACTCAATGGTCACCGCCTCGAGCAACATTGTTGACGCGCACGGCGAGCACGTCGTGACCGCGATCTCGACGCTCGTTGTCAGAGGAGAAGAATAGTCATGCCCCAGTACACAGACCTCAGCGTCGGTGACGTCGTCGTTACCCGCGACCTCACCCTCACCCGCGACTCACTCGTGCGCTACGCGGGTGCATCGCTCGACTTCAACCCCATTCACTACCGCGACGATGTCGCCCAGTCGGTCGGGCTTCCCGGGGTGCTTGCTCACGGCATGCTCACGATGGGCGCTGCTGCGAGCCCCGTTGCCGAGTGGATCGGCGCGAGCGGCATCATTGTCGATTACCAGTCGCGCTTCACGAAGCCGGTTCCCGTCGATGCCACCGAGGGCGCTCAGGTGAGCGTCACTGCGACCGTCGGCAAGCTCGATGACGAGGCCCAGGAGGCTCGTATCGACCTCAAAGTGGTGTTCAATGAACAGACGGTGCTCGGTAAGAGCCAGGTCGTGGTTCGTTTCACGAAGGGCGACCTGTGAGCGAGAGCGTCGCATCGCTCGCGTCGCTCACCACGATGAGGGTTGGCGGCCACGCTGACCGCGTACTCGTCGCCCGGTCGCGCGAGGAGCTCATCGAGCGTTCGATTGAGCTCTGGGCCGACGGCGACGACTGGCTGCTGCTTGGCGGCGGATCAAACACGATCGTCAGCGATGAAGGCTACCCCGGGCCGGTCCTGCTTGCCCGCAGCGAGGGCATCGAGGTCATCGACGACCCCTCGCTTTCCGCCAACAAGGTGCGAGTTCGGGTGCAAGCTGGCCAAGACTGGGACTCGGTCGTCGTCACCACCCTCGCCCGTGGCTGGGGCGGCCTCGAAGCGCTCTCGGGCATTCCGGGCTGCGCTGGCGCTGCCCCCATGCAAAACATTGGCGCCTACGGCTGCGAAATCGCCGACGTACTCGTCTCGATCGAGCTGCTCGAGCGTGACACCGAAGAGGTGCGCATGGTCTCGGCCGAAGAGCTCGCTTTCGGGTACCGCGACTCGGCCCTGAAGCGCCGCGACCTCGAGGGAGTCGTGCTCTCGATCGACCTCGTGCTCACTCGCGGAGCCGACGGCTCAGCCGCGAGCGCCCCCGTCGTCTTCCCGCAGCTCGCGAAGGCCCTCGGCGTCAAGCTCGGAGCCATCGTCTCGGGCCGCGACGTTCGCGAAAGCGTGCTATCGCTGCGTGGCTCGAAGGGCATGGTGCTCGACTCTGCCGACCACGACACCTGGTCTGCCGGTTCGTTCTTCACGAACCCCATCGTGAGCGCCGACTTCGCGAAGTCGCTTCCGGGCAATGCTCCTCGCTTCCCGATGGAGCCGGCTCCCGAGCGCCCCATCGCGGTCCCGCTCGAAGACGCCGCAAACCTCGAGGCCTACCTGCCACCGCAGGCGGCCGACCGCCGCGTGAAGCTCTCGGCCGCCTGGCTCATCGAGCACGCCGGCGTGAAACCCGGCTACCGCATTCCCGGCTCGGGCGCGGGCGTCTCGACAAAGCACTCCCTCGCAATCACCAACCGCGGATCGGCGACAGCCGCCGACGTCGCCGAGCTGGCCCGGTACATCACGACCCGCGTGCAGTCGGAGTTCGGGGTGCTGCTGGTTCCCGAGCCGAACATCTACGGCCTGCAGCTCTAGCGCGCCGTCGCGCAGCGGCGCGACGCCTTGGGAGAATGCTGTCGGCGCGGTGCGCCGGCCGTTGTGTGCTGCTCTGAGTCTTGGGCGGCGCGCTGTGTTGCGCGTTCAGTCCCGCTTGCCTGCGTTTTTTACGTCCAGTCCCGCTTGCCTGCGTTTTTCGCGCCCACTTGACGAAAAGCAGGGTGTTTCAGCCCTACAACCCTACTTTTCGTCAAGTAGATCCCGTAGGGCGCGGGCGGGGGCGCCATCTCGAGCTCATGCTGCATCTGGGCTGAACAACGTCCCTATGCCAAACCGCCAGGAGCGAAGCGACGCCCTCGGATTGGTTTCACCCCCATCGCGGCGGTCTCGCGTGCCGTTTAACGCAGTCGAGTGTCAGCTGGCGCTGGCGAGAGTCAGCCGGCGCTGTTGCGTGTCGGTTGGCGCTGTTGCTCGCGTCCCGTGACATGGGTTCGCGCTTTGTGGGTCTTCTGCCCGTACTTTTCCCGTTTACTTGACGAAAAGCAGGGTTGTAGAGCCAAAACACCCTGCTTTTCGTCAAGTGGATCGAGTATCGCTCGATGAAGCTGAAGGCCGTGCGTCAGCGCGGGAGGCCAGCCGGGGCGGCAGCCGGCGCAGCCGCACGCCCCATGCGGGCCACCGCCTCGCGCAGCACCTCCTCGGAGCAGCCGAGGTTCAGGCGAATGCAGCCGTGACCGTTGGCCCCGAAGGTGGCGCCGTCGCTCACGATGAGGTCGGCCTTTTCGAGCAGTGTGAAGGCAGGGGTGGGGCCGAGGCCGGCGTCGCTGAGGTCGATCCATGCGAGGTAGCTCGTCTTGGGCGGGGTGTAGCGCGCGCCGGGAACGTGCTCGGCAAGGAGCTCGGCGAGCAGGCGGCCGTTCGAGCTGACCTGGGTGATGGCGCGGTCGAGCCAGTCGCGGCAGTCGGCGAACGCGACTTGCGAGGCGGTGCGGCCGAGAATGCTCGTCGATCCGCTGAGGGCGACGGTGAGGTATTCGCGCAGTGAGTCGGGCGAGGTTGCCGGGGGTGCGTAGATGAGGGCGCACTTGGTGCCGGCGATGTTCCAGCCCTTTGAGGCCGAGGTGACGGTGACCGAGGTGGCGCCGGCTGCGGCCGCGATGGGGGCGAAGGGGGTGAAGGTGACGCCGTGGTGCACGAGCGGTGCGTGGATCTCGTCGGCGATGACGATGGCGCCGTGGCGGGCGGCCGAGGCGGCAAGGGCCTCGAGGTCGGCGGCCGAGTGGGCGATGCCATGCGGGTTGTGGGGGTTTGAGAGCACCATGGCGTGCACGCGGTCGGCTCCCGAGGCACCGAAAGCGCGGTCGATCGCGTCGGTGTCGAGGTGCAGGGTTTCGCCCGAGCCTGCGAGCGGGATCTCGACGCACTCGACGCCGAGCTCGGTGAGGTAGCCGAAGAACGAGGGGTAGCTCGGGGTTGCGAGGGCAACGCGGGCGCCCTCGGGCAGCAGGTGCCTCAGCACGGCCTTGACCCCGAAGCTGACGTCGGGGGCGCCGTAAAAGAACTCGCGTTCGGGCTGCCAGGCCCAGCGATCCGCTGCGAAGTCGGCGAAGGCTCCCACGAGCCCGCTGAGGTCGCCCGAGTAGCCGAGGTCAGAGCGCTCAATCTGCGCGATGAGTGCCTCGCGAATGCGCTCGTCGACCGTGAAATCCATTTCGGCGATAAACATGGGAAGCACGCCACTCTGACAGCCGGCCCACTTGATGCTCGTGCGCTCTTGGCGCAGGGTCTCTGCGGGCTGGCAGTGCAGGGCTTCGGTTTCGGCGGTGAAATCAGTCATATGCATATGGTCGCGTTATGTTTCGCGAATGTCCAATAATGTTTCGTTTGTTACGGGTAAGGAAACAGCATGAGTCGCCAGCATGCTCAGCCGATTCATAGCAAACAGTCAGATACTGAGGACATGAACAAGGGACCACGCATTCTGATCGTCGACGACGAGCCCAGCATTCGCGAACTGCTCAGCACGAGCCTTCGCTTCGCAGGGTTCGGCGTGCGCGCCATCGCTAATGGCGCCGGAGCTATCTCCGCCGTACTCGAAGAAGAACCCGACCTCATCATTCTCGACGTTATGTTGCCAGATATGAACGGCTTCAGCGTCACCAAGCGACTGCGGTCGGCGGGCTACACCGCCCCGATTCTCTTTCTCACCGCGAAAGACGATGTCGAAGACAAGATCCAGGGCCTCACGGTCGGCGGCGACGACTACGTCACGAAGCCCTTCTCACTTGACGAGATCATTGCTCGCATCAAGGCCATCTTGCGCCGCACGATTCAAGAAGACGAAGAGTCAACGTTGGCCGTCGGCGTCATTAGCCTCGATCAAGACACCCACGAGGTGAGCGTGAACGGCACGCCGATCGAGCTGTCGCCAACCGAGTTCAAGCTGTTGCGCTACCTCATGCTCAACCCGAACCGAGTGCTCTCGAAGTCGCAAATTCTCGACCACGTCTGGGAATACGACTTCAACGGCGACGCGGGCATCGTCGAGTCGTACATCTCGTACTTGCGACGCAAGCTCGATCCGCTCACTGAAGAGCCGCTCATTCACACCAAGCGCGGCTTCGGCTACATGCTGAAGGTTTCTGAAACCAAGTAACCTAGTGGGTGTGACCCGTACAACACTCGCAGAGCGCCTTTCCCGCGTCTCGCTGCTCAGCAAGATCACGGCGGTGACGGTTTTTATCCTCACCCTCGGCTTGTTCGTGGCGGGCGCGGGAACGCTCGCGTTTTTGAAACCGCAGCTCGCGGTGAACGAAGACGAGAAGCTCAAGCAGCTGCTCGTCGATCCGACCTCTGAGCTCGCGGTGGGTGCGAACCCGCAAGAGATCAGGCGCGAAGACGTGCTCTTCGCCTCTGATCAGTACTATATTGCCGTGCTCGACGAGGCCGGCAATATTCTCTTCGACAACTTCCAGTCTCGCGGTAGCCGGGTCTCACCCTCGGTGCCCGAGATCAGCGCCCACTGGGTCGAGCAAAACGGTGATACGCCGTTCACCCTCGACGGGCGAGACGGTTCGCAGTGGCGCGCCGTCGCCGCAGAGTTGAGGCCGCAGGGCTCATCGGCTGCTCCGGTCGGGTCGATGCTCTTCGCCGTCTCGACCGACAACGTCAACCAGGTCATGGCGCAGTACCTCACGGTGTTCACGGGCTTTGGCATCGCCGTAATTCTGCTTGGCGCCGCCCTCACGCGCTTGCTCGTCATCGCGACCTTTGAGCCGCTGCACGAGGTTGAGCGCACCGCGCTCGAGATCGCCGACGGCGACTTCTCGAAGCGCATCCAGGTGCGCGCCCCCGGCACCGAGGTCGGGCACCTCGGCCAGTCGCTCAACGTCATGCTCGACGAGATTGACGCTTCGTTCAACGACCGTTCGAAGACGATCGAGCAAATGCGTCGCTTCGTGGGTGATGCCGGCCACGAGTTGCGCACCCCGCTCGTCTCGGTGCGCGGTTACGCCGAGCTTTACCGCATGGGCGCGATTCAAACGCCCGAAGACGTTGCGCAGGCGATGGGCCGCATCGAGAGCGAGGCGATTCGCATGGGTGACCTTGTCGAAGACCTGCTCGCACTCGCCAGACTCGACGAGAAACGCCCCCTCGACCTGCAGCCGGTCAACCTCGTGCCGCTCGCACAGGACGCCGCGATGGATGCCAGGGCCCAGGAGCCCGACCGCGAGATTGAGGTCGTGATCGATGACGATCCCGTGATCGTGCGCGCCGACGAGATGAAGGTGCGGCAGGTGCTCACGAATCTCATCGCCAATGCGATGCGGCACACCCCTGACGGCAGCCCGATCGAGGTCGTCGTCTCGGCGCTGCCCGGCAAAACGACCGGTCAGTTCGAGATCGTCGACCACGGCGACGGCATTCCAGAGCAGCTGCGCGACAAGATTTTCGATCGCTTTTACCGCGCCGACAATTCCCGAAATCGCGAGACCGGCGGATCGGGGCTCGGCCTCGCGATCGTCAAGTCGATTGCCGAGGCTCACCGAGGTGCCGTGTCGGCTCACGAGACCGACGGGGGCGGCGCGACGTTCAGGGTCGAGCTGCCGCTCGAGTTCTACGCCGAGGCGGCAGAGTAGAGCGACGCGAGGTCGCCCGCTCGAACGATCGTGTAGGCGTAGCCCTGCTCGGCGAGAAAGCGCTGCCGGTTTTGCGCGAAGTCCTGGTCGACGGTGTCGGCCGTGACGATCGTGTAAAACGAGGCCTGCATGCCGTTGCTCTTCGGGCGAAGCAGCCGGCCGAGACGCTGTGCCTCTTCCTGGCGTGAGCCGTACGAGCCCGAGATCTGAATGGCGACCGAGGCGTCGGGTAGGTCGATTGAGAAGTTTGCGACCTTCGAAACCACGAGCGTCGTGACTTCGCCGCGACGAAACTGCCCGAAGAGTTCTTCACGCTCGTCGACCGGGGTTTTGCCGGTGATGAGCGGGGCGTCAAGTGCCTCGGCCATCTCTTCGAGCTGTTCGATGTACTGGCCGATCACGAGCACGCTCTCGCCAGGGTGCTGTTCGATGATCTCGCGCGTGATGTCTTGTTTCACGGGCGCGCTCGAGGCGATTCGGTAGCGCTCTGAGTCTTCGGCAGAGGCGTAGCGTAGCCGTTCATCATCATCGAGCGAGACGCGCACCTCGTAGCAGGCAGCCGGGGCGATGAAGCCCTGTGCCTCGATCTCGCGCCAGGGCACGTCGTAGCGCTTCGGGCCGATGAGGCTGAACACGTCGCCCTCGCGGCCGTCTTCGCGCACGAGCGTCGCGGTGAGGCCGATGCGGCGCCGGGCCTGCAGTTCAGCCGTGAGCTTGAAGACCGGGGCGGGCAAGAGGTGCACCTCGTCGTAGACGATGAGGCCCCAGTCGTGCTCGCTGAGCAGCGAGAGGTGCTGGTAGGCCCCGCCGCGCTTGCTCGTGAGAATTTGGTAGGTCGCGATCGTGACGGGCTTGACCTCTTTGACCTGGCCCGAGTACTCGCCGATCTCGTCTTCGGTGAGGTTCGTGCGCTTGAGCAGCTCATCGCGCCACTGGCGAGCCGAGACGGCGCCGGTCACGAGAATGAGGGTCTGCGCCTTGACGCGAGCCATCGCTCCCGCACCAACGATGGTCTTGCCGGCACCGCAGGGCAGCACCACGACGCCTGATCCGCCTCGTTCAAAGGTGTCGACGGCCGTGCGCTGGTAGTCGCGCATGGCCCAGTCGGTCTCGAGTAGCTCGATGTCGTGAGGGGTTCCGGGGGTGTAGCCCGCGAGATCTTCGGCCGGCCAGCCGCGCTTGAGCAGCGCCTGTTTGAGCTCGCCTCGCGTGAGCGGCTCGATCTCGTAGGTGAGGTCATCGATCTGGTGGCCGAGCAACTGCGCAACGGCCTTCGACTGCGACATCTCGCGCAGCACGAGCGGGTTCTGGGCGGTGAGCACGAGCTGGTCGTCACGGCGTTCGATGCGCAGGTTGCCGTAGCGATCCATAGAGTCGCGAATCTCGAGCTCGACGTTCGAGGGCATCGGGAACTTCGCGTAGCGGGTGAGCGTCGCGATCACCTCGTCGGCGGTGTGGCCGGCAGCGCGCGCGTTCCACAGGCCCAGCCGCGTGATGCGGTAGGTGTGCACGTGCTCGGGGGCACGCTCGAGCTCGGCAAACACGGCGAGATCGTGGCGAGCGTTTTCAGAGTCGGGGTGAGCGACTTCGAGCAGCGCGGTGTGGTCACTCTGAATGATGAGGGGGCCAAGTTCCATAGCGGCCTAGTTTACCCCTCGGTCTTGTGAATGGGCTCGACTGCCGTAATCGCGCGAACCGAGACGGTGCGTTCGAGCTGCGCTTTCGGGTCGATCGCGCGCAGACGGCCCTGCGAGACCGAGACCGGCTGCAGGTCGAGCAGGTGCTCGCGTTTGCCGTCGCTCACGGTGATACGCATGGTCTCGCCGGTTCGCGCCGCGAGTTCAAGCACGGGAACGATGTCGAGGCCGGCGCCGCCCTGAGTGCCCTCGGTGAGCTGGGCCGCTTGTTGCTCGGCCCACGCGCGTTGCGTTTGGGTTTCGTCGTGGCGGTGGGCTGGCGCGATCTGTTCGATGAGGCGCACCGTTTCTGCCTCGTCGCGGTCAGCGTGCGCGGCCGCGTCGTCAGAGCGTGCTCGCGAGCGGTTGGCGTTGCTCGCCGGATATCTCGCGTCGAGCAGGAGCGCCATGACGTGCGGTTGGCTGAACCGGGTGAAGAGCTCGGTCGGTTTCTCGGTTGCGGTGAGCGAAAGTAGCTGCAGCCGCGAATCGGCGAGCAGTTCGCGCGCGAGTCGCTCGTCACGAACGCGCACGATCGTCGCGCCGTCGGTGTTGTTGAGCGGCTGAACCTCGAGGGTTCCGTGCCGCTCGGCAAGGTCTTTGAGTAGGTATTCGAGCGGTTGAGGCAGTGGGGTGAGCGCGGTCTCTGCAAAGAACTCACGCATCTCGGGCACGCTCCAGCCGCGCTCGAGGGCGGCCGTGAGCGAGCGCTCGCTGAGCATGAACGTGGTCGCGAGACCCGGCGCGGTGAGATCGGCGAGCTGCAGCAGCGCGAGCCCCTGCCGCGGGTCGAGCGGGCCCGGCGCGATAACGCTGAGGTCAGGCTGCAGATAGACCCCCGCAACGGCCGCGGGAAAGTGCTCATGAGCGAGGCGGATCGCCCCCGAGATATCGGCTGGCTCAGCGAGCAGCCGTTCTGCGGCGGGAGTGAAGACGCCGTTCGACGTGATGGCGAAGTGCTCACAATGCTCGGCGAACAGTGAGAGCGCCTCGCGCTCGGGTTCGCTCATGAAGGGGTAGGTGACCGTGGTCGTGTGATTGATGATGGCAGCAAGATTGCGGCCTGGCACTGAGAGGGCGGAGCGGAGCAGCTGGGGCATGCTCTTCACGATTGCCGAGGCGAGCGCGACCCAGCGCGTGGGGTGGGGAAGCGTTGCCCACCCGCCGGCGTTCTCGGTCACGGTGAGTTGCTGCGCTTCGGGGCGCAGGGCGCCGAGCAGGGTCAGGGCAGCGGTCGTGAACGCAACCGAGCTCTCAGGCGCGAACGTCGCCTCGCAGAGGGCGCGCTCAGAAACTTTCGTCATTGAGCGTGCTCGGGTGAGTTTCAGCGGTGTCTCGCGTGCAAACTGCAGGGTGAGTACGGCACGTTGCGTCTCAAGGAAAGCACGTTGGGGCCAATCGCTCGCGGGTTCAGCCTCGGCGTAGTCGCTCTCATCAAGGGCGAGAAAGTCTCGGGGTTCCGGCAGCGTGCCGTGTGTCTCGATGAGGCCTGCGAGCGCCTCCTGCACCTCGGGAAGGGCTCCTTCGTCGGTGCAGAGTCCGAGCGCCTTGAGCTTTGCGAAGATCTCGGGGCTGTCGGCAGCGGCGCGGTGCTCGCTCCCGAGGCGGTCGAGCACGGTGAGCTCGAGCAGCGTGAGATGACGGAGTGCTCGGGTGATACTCGTCTCATTGAGCAAGCGGATCGCGAGTTCAGTGAGATGCGGAACCTCACCGTCGAGGCTCCGCTCAAGAAGCAGATGTTCCAATGCCGCACGATCAAAGCCCGCGAGGGTTTGCGCAAGCCGAACCGTACTGAGCATGGCCGGTTCTAGCGTTGTTCGTTCAGGAACTCGCGCTTACGGCGGCGGCGCGTCAGGATGAGCAACGTCATGATGAGCACAAAGCCGATGGGCAGGCCAACGTAGCCGATCCACGTGACAACCGGCCAGAAACCCTCGGCCAAGACCTGGCGCTCGACTCCGACGAGAGCCGCGATGAGGGTGGCGAAAAAGGAGATGATCGCGAGCGCAATGATCGACAGTGACGAATACGCGAGAACCTTCTCGACAAGACTCGGGTTATTGGTTTCAGTTGACATCAGACTAAGAATACCCGTCAAAGCTGAATCAAGGCATAACCGGTAGACTGAAGCCCATTACAGAAGTGAATACCGCGCACGGGTGACGATAGGCCCGAACACGCGCACACGGCGGCCCACAAGCCTCACGGTTTGTGATGCTTTTGCTTTCGCAAGGGCGGCTGCGGTCACGAAGAAAGGAACAAGCATGCCAAGCGGCAAGGTCAGGTTCTTCGACGAAGAAAAGGGATTCGGTTTCATCTCGGGCGAAGACGGGCAGCAGGTGTACCTGCACGCATCGGTGATTCCTGATGACGCCACGGTGACCACGGGAACCCGCGTCGAGTACAGCGTCGCCGACGGCAGGCGTGGCCCCCAGGCGCTCTCGGTTCGGGTGCTTGACGCCCCGCGCGCTTCGCGGCGCAACCGTAAGCCGGCCGACGACATGGCTGTGATCGTTGAAGACCTCGTGAAACTGCTTGACGGTATTGGTGGGCGCCTTAAGGGCGGCCAATACCCCGAACGCCAACAGTCGCGCCAGGTCGCGGCACTGCTGAGAAGGGTCGCTGATGACTTCGACGCCTGAAACAACCGCAACTGAAACCGGCACCGAGGCTCCGGTCGAGCCGTCGCGCGAAGCGTTGCCTGAGGTCGCCGAGGTGGCCGTCGCGCCTGCGATTCTGCAGTCGACCGACCTCGCGCTCGCCGCCCTCAAAGAGGTCACCGATGTCGAGACCATCGGTGCGTTTGTCGGTCACGTGGCCGAAGACGAAACCACCGCGACGCTGCTCTTCGAGTGCCTCTTTCCCGGGTACCCCGGCTGGCGTTGGGCCGCGAGTCTCGCCCAGGTGAGCTCTAGTGATCCCGTGACGGTGCTCGAGGTTGAAATGCTGCCCGGTGACGACTCTCTCATTGCGCCCGAGTGGGTTCCCTGGGCCGAGCGACTCGCTGCGTACCGCGAGTCACAGGCGCAGCTTGCCGAAGAAGAACGGGCCTCCAACGATGCCGAGGGTGAGCTCGACGACGAAGACGACGACTTCGATGATGACGAAGACGATGTCATGGACAACGATTACTCTGACTTCGATTCAGAGGTCGACGGGGTCGATATTGACGCGCTCGCTGACGAAGAGCTTGACGCCGACACCGACGCTGATGACGATGACGATGACGATGACGATGATGACGACATCGAGGGCGACGACTAAAGCGCCCACGGTGCCGTGAAACACGAACGCCCCAACCCGTGAGGGAAGGGGCGTTCGTGTTTTTCCGAGGCACGGCACGAGGCTCGGCCGTGCCCAGGGGGGGGTTAGAGGCGCTCGATCAC from Leucobacter sp. UCMA 4100 includes:
- a CDS encoding sensor histidine kinase, which gives rise to MTRTTLAERLSRVSLLSKITAVTVFILTLGLFVAGAGTLAFLKPQLAVNEDEKLKQLLVDPTSELAVGANPQEIRREDVLFASDQYYIAVLDEAGNILFDNFQSRGSRVSPSVPEISAHWVEQNGDTPFTLDGRDGSQWRAVAAELRPQGSSAAPVGSMLFAVSTDNVNQVMAQYLTVFTGFGIAVILLGAALTRLLVIATFEPLHEVERTALEIADGDFSKRIQVRAPGTEVGHLGQSLNVMLDEIDASFNDRSKTIEQMRRFVGDAGHELRTPLVSVRGYAELYRMGAIQTPEDVAQAMGRIESEAIRMGDLVEDLLALARLDEKRPLDLQPVNLVPLAQDAAMDARAQEPDREIEVVIDDDPVIVRADEMKVRQVLTNLIANAMRHTPDGSPIEVVVSALPGKTTGQFEIVDHGDGIPEQLRDKIFDRFYRADNSRNRETGGSGLGLAIVKSIAEAHRGAVSAHETDGGGATFRVELPLEFYAEAAE
- a CDS encoding DNA repair helicase XPB; this translates as MELGPLIIQSDHTALLEVAHPDSENARHDLAVFAELERAPEHVHTYRITRLGLWNARAAGHTADEVIATLTRYAKFPMPSNVELEIRDSMDRYGNLRIERRDDQLVLTAQNPLVLREMSQSKAVAQLLGHQIDDLTYEIEPLTRGELKQALLKRGWPAEDLAGYTPGTPHDIELLETDWAMRDYQRTAVDTFERGGSGVVVLPCGAGKTIVGAGAMARVKAQTLILVTGAVSARQWRDELLKRTNLTEDEIGEYSGQVKEVKPVTIATYQILTSKRGGAYQHLSLLSEHDWGLIVYDEVHLLPAPVFKLTAELQARRRIGLTATLVREDGREGDVFSLIGPKRYDVPWREIEAQGFIAPAACYEVRVSLDDDERLRYASAEDSERYRIASSAPVKQDITREIIEQHPGESVLVIGQYIEQLEEMAEALDAPLITGKTPVDEREELFGQFRRGEVTTLVVSKVANFSIDLPDASVAIQISGSYGSRQEEAQRLGRLLRPKSNGMQASFYTIVTADTVDQDFAQNRQRFLAEQGYAYTIVRAGDLASLYSAASA
- a CDS encoding helicase-associated domain-containing protein — translated: MLSTVRLAQTLAGFDRAALEHLLLERSLDGEVPHLTELAIRLLNETSITRALRHLTLLELTVLDRLGSEHRAAADSPEIFAKLKALGLCTDEGALPEVQEALAGLIETHGTLPEPRDFLALDESDYAEAEPASDWPQRAFLETQRAVLTLQFARETPLKLTRARSMTKVSERALCEATFAPESSVAFTTAALTLLGALRPEAQQLTVTENAGGWATLPHPTRWVALASAIVKSMPQLLRSALSVPGRNLAAIINHTTTVTYPFMSEPEREALSLFAEHCEHFAITSNGVFTPAAERLLAEPADISGAIRLAHEHFPAAVAGVYLQPDLSVIAPGPLDPRQGLALLQLADLTAPGLATTFMLSERSLTAALERGWSVPEMREFFAETALTPLPQPLEYLLKDLAERHGTLEVQPLNNTDGATIVRVRDERLARELLADSRLQLLSLTATEKPTELFTRFSQPHVMALLLDARYPASNANRSRARSDDAAAHADRDEAETVRLIEQIAPAHRHDETQTQRAWAEQQAAQLTEGTQGGAGLDIVPVLELAARTGETMRITVSDGKREHLLDLQPVSVSQGRLRAIDPKAQLERTVSVRAITAVEPIHKTEG
- a CDS encoding cold-shock protein, whose translation is MPSGKVRFFDEEKGFGFISGEDGQQVYLHASVIPDDATVTTGTRVEYSVADGRRGPQALSVRVLDAPRASRRNRKPADDMAVIVEDLVKLLDGIGGRLKGGQYPERQQSRQVAALLRRVADDFDA
- a CDS encoding DUF3027 domain-containing protein; the protein is MTSTPETTATETGTEAPVEPSREALPEVAEVAVAPAILQSTDLALAALKEVTDVETIGAFVGHVAEDETTATLLFECLFPGYPGWRWAASLAQVSSSDPVTVLEVEMLPGDDSLIAPEWVPWAERLAAYRESQAQLAEEERASNDAEGELDDEDDDFDDDEDDVMDNDYSDFDSEVDGVDIDALADEELDADTDADDDDDDDDDDDDIEGDD